TGGCGAGGCAGACATCGGCGCCGCCGACCTGCTCGAACGCCATCAGGATCGCGGCGCGGTCGAGCACGCGCTGCATGTCGCTCCAGCCCTCGCCCGCCTTGCCGAGCGGCTCGGCCGCGGCATTGTCGAACACGATGTCGGAATGGCCGCGCGAGGCGTCGAGCGTGTTGCAGTCGGTACGCTTCACGCCCGCCCCCTTGAGGTCGACGAGGGCAAGCTGCAGGCCGCGCTCGCCGGCGCCTTCGGAGGTCTGCGCCAGCACGACCGCGAAATCGGCGATCGGGCCGTCGACCACCGCGATCTTCTTGCCGCTGAGCTTGCCGCCCTTCAGCGTGGTCCGGATGTTCTTGGGCAGCACGGCGCCCGGGCCTTCGGCACGCGCGAAGGTGCCGACGATCTCGCCGCTCGCGACCTTGGGCAGGTATTTATGCTTCTGCTCCTCGGAACCGGCGATCAGCAGCGCCTCGGCGAAGAGATAGACGGTGGAGGAGAACGGCACCGGCGCCAGCGCGCGGCCCATCTCCTCGGCGATCACGCAGAGCTCGAGATAGCCGAGGCCGAGGCCTCCATAATTCTCGGGGATCGCGGTGCCGGTCCAGCCCATCTCGGCCACCTGCTTCCACAGCGCGGCGTCGTGATGCGCACCGCCCTCGAACACGCCGCGGACGACCTTGGTCGAGCATTTCTCGGTCAGGAACTTTCGCGCCTGGTCCTTGAGCATTTTCTGATCGTCGGAGAAATCGAAATTCATCGGGCTCCCTGCCTCGTCTGTATGTCGTTAACCGACGATAGAACACGGCAATGCAGCAAAGCGAGTCCGGCGTGTTAACGCGGGCTTAATTGCGCCTGTGGCAGCTTACGCTGGGTAAGCGCGGGTTCATCCATGGCCAAGGCACAGTTTCACAAGAACCAGCGAGTCTATGTGAAGCCGGTCGGCACCTGGGCGCTGATCGAGCATGTCGTGCCGCATTGGGCAAAAGGCCTCGATGAGCCGATCCGCGTGCATTACGACGTGGGCCTCGGCCGCGAATTCGTCGCCGACGAACTGCAGGCCGAGGAGCCGGCGACCGGCGAGCGCAAGCCGGACGGCGACTTCTGGCGCGTCGTCCGCGCCCGCAACAAGTGGCAGCCTTCGGAAGACTGTGCCCGCCATCCGGTGCCCGGAACCTATCCGGTCGTCGTGACGGGCCAGGCGGAGTGGGGCGGCTGGCGCGTGCCGGGCGCGGAATACGACCTGGATCCGCTGCGGATCGAGCGTCAGGCGCGCATGATCGCCAATTCGCCCCGCCTGCTCGCCTTCGCGAACTCGCTGATCGAATGGGCGCGGCGTTCGGGCGAGGACATGCCGCAACAGCTCGTCGAGCTGGCGCATGAGGCGCAGGACCTCCTCACGGCGATCGACGGCGACAGCTGAGCGCTTCGGGCCGGCACCGAAACGGAGCAAAAGCCCGCGGATTAACCTCTTTCCCGGCCTGTCACACTCGGCGGTAGCGAAGACCGCGCAACATCATCATAGTGATGGATGAACGGGGAACGGGCATCCATTCATGACGGATTCGGCTGCGCAGCCTGACGGCTCGGCGGCGATCCACGGCGTCGAGTTTCGCGGCCGGGGCGCGGAGTATTTCCGCATCTGGATCGTGAACCTCGCGCTCACGCTTTTGACGCTGGGCCTCTACAGCGCCTGGGCCAAGGTGCGGACCCAGCGCTATTTCTACGGCAACACCATCCTTGCCGGGCATTCCTTCGAATATCACGCCAAGCCCTGGCGCATCCTGATCGGCCGCGCCATCGCGCTGACCCTTTTCGTCGGCTACACGCTGAGCGTCGTCTTCTTTCCCTTCACCTTCGGCTTGTGGTTCCTGATCCTCGCCGCCGCCATGCCCTGGCTGGCCAATTCGTCGATCCGCTTCAATGCCCGCAACACCTCGTGGCGCAATGTGCGGTTCGATTTCAGCGGCACCTATTTCGAAGCCTTCATGGCCTATGTGGTGTGGACGGCGGCGGCGCTCGCCCTGTTTCCGCTGGCGCCGCTGACGCGGCGGGTGCACGACTATTTCTACATCAACCACCACCGCTTCGGCGGCCGCAGCTTCACGACCGATTTCCCGGGGCGGCGCATCTACGTCATCTATCTCTTCGGCTTCATCCTGATCGTGGCGATGGTCGTCGCGGCACTGGCCATCGCGGGCGCGCTGGTCGAGCTGCACATCCACAAGCTGCTGGGCGGCGTGACCATTCCGCTGGGGCCCAACGACTTTGCACCCATCGCGTTCGTCGTGTTCGGGCTGGGATCGCTGTTCGTCGGCAGCTTCATCACCACGCTCGTCACCAATCTGTCGATCGGCAACACGACGCTCGAAGGCGGGTTCAAGCTGGTGTCGCGCGCCTCCGGCCTGCGCGTGGCCTGGATCGTGCTGAGCAACACATTCCTGATCCTTCTGACGCTGGGGCTTTATTATCCGTTCGCGCGCGTGCGGCTGGCGCGCTATCGCATGCGCAAATATGCGGTGCGCGGCGACGGCGATCTCGATGCCTTCGCCTCCGAGGCGCTGACGGCGCAGAACGCGATCGGCGAGGAGATCGCCGGCTTCTTCGATTTCGGGTTCGGGCTATGACCGCGCCGCTCGAAGGACGCTATTTCCATCCCAATGCCGCCCGGCACGTCCCGGCGCGGGCGAGCGCCACGGCGGACCGCATGTTGCGGATCGAGGATGAGAGCGGCACGGTGCTGGCGCAGGCCGCGGCACGCAGCGTGAAAAGCACCGCGCGGCTCGCGAGACTGACGCGGCGCTTCGACCTGCCGGACGGCGCGCGCTTCGAGACCGAGGACAATGACGGCGCCGATGCGCTGCTGCGGACACTGCGCAAGCTCCGCCATGGCCGGCTCACCGACCGGCTGGAGCGGGCCTGGCCGGTGGCGCTGCTCTCGGCCGCGATCACGCTGGCCGCCGGCTATTATTTCTTCGTGCAAGCGATGCCGATGGCGGCCGAGTGGCTGGCGCGCAAGACCGTGCCGCTGGTCGCGCATACGATGTCGGAGCAGACGCTGCGTGCGCTGGACCGTTTCGCGCTGAAGGATACGACGCTGAAGCCGGCCGAGCAGGCGCGAGCCCAGGCGCTGTTCACGCGCACCGCGGCGCATGCCGGCGGCGGCGCGGGCGCCTATCGCCTGGTGTTCCGCGGCGGCGGGCCGATCGGGCCGAACGCCTTCGCCCTGCCCGACGGGACCGTCGTGATGACCGACGAGCTGTGGAAGGAGGTCAAGAACGATGCCGAGGTCGAAGGCGTGTTCGCGCATGAGATGAGCCATG
The nucleotide sequence above comes from Rhizomicrobium sp.. Encoded proteins:
- a CDS encoding YjgN family protein, encoding MTDSAAQPDGSAAIHGVEFRGRGAEYFRIWIVNLALTLLTLGLYSAWAKVRTQRYFYGNTILAGHSFEYHAKPWRILIGRAIALTLFVGYTLSVVFFPFTFGLWFLILAAAMPWLANSSIRFNARNTSWRNVRFDFSGTYFEAFMAYVVWTAAALALFPLAPLTRRVHDYFYINHHRFGGRSFTTDFPGRRIYVIYLFGFILIVAMVVAALAIAGALVELHIHKLLGGVTIPLGPNDFAPIAFVVFGLGSLFVGSFITTLVTNLSIGNTTLEGGFKLVSRASGLRVAWIVLSNTFLILLTLGLYYPFARVRLARYRMRKYAVRGDGDLDAFASEALTAQNAIGEEIAGFFDFGFGL
- a CDS encoding M48 family metallopeptidase; the encoded protein is MTAPLEGRYFHPNAARHVPARASATADRMLRIEDESGTVLAQAAARSVKSTARLARLTRRFDLPDGARFETEDNDGADALLRTLRKLRHGRLTDRLERAWPVALLSAAITLAAGYYFFVQAMPMAAEWLARKTVPLVAHTMSEQTLRALDRFALKDTTLKPAEQARAQALFTRTAAHAGGGAGAYRLVFRGGGPIGPNAFALPDGTVVMTDELWKEVKNDAEVEGVFAHEMSHVDHAHQLQRVYEASLFPATLVIFTGDMSQVSQMTAILPSLIVESAYSRGFEQQADDDGAATLRAMGEHPSHMAEFLERLDKKVCGKTGCPPSWLGDHPDTAARAARLRREDKGPIPASEDCLKPWRSGISLHCLAFN
- a CDS encoding acyl-CoA dehydrogenase family protein, producing the protein MNFDFSDDQKMLKDQARKFLTEKCSTKVVRGVFEGGAHHDAALWKQVAEMGWTGTAIPENYGGLGLGYLELCVIAEEMGRALAPVPFSSTVYLFAEALLIAGSEEQKHKYLPKVASGEIVGTFARAEGPGAVLPKNIRTTLKGGKLSGKKIAVVDGPIADFAVVLAQTSEGAGERGLQLALVDLKGAGVKRTDCNTLDASRGHSDIVFDNAAAEPLGKAGEGWSDMQRVLDRAAILMAFEQVGGADVCLAMAKDYALNRYAFGRPIASFQAIKHKLADMYVFNELARSNAYYGAWALSTGARELPLAAASARVSATQAFDYASKENIQTHGGIGFTWQMDCHFYYKRAKETGLVLGPQRAWKDKLVTELETSNA